The proteins below are encoded in one region of Brassica napus cultivar Da-Ae chromosome A6, Da-Ae, whole genome shotgun sequence:
- the LOC106429038 gene encoding uncharacterized protein LOC106429038 — protein MKDRMLEGPTSAPLIERALAKTLKLPFSRRITDVRYRPAEKIRLPTYAGKADPTDHITAFNITMGRTNFSEEERDAGYCRLFIESLQGLALGWFTGLERDSINDFHDLTTGFLKQYIMFMRQGATLFDLWNLSQGVNQSLRDFMEKFKTVASKVQIPDSVAVDALMNNLYLKSLFRKDLHRNPTTSLQDAIARSNNFIRMEEDTTAILKKLNTAAKPATALKAPEARQEPRQHASGNKSNHSKSFVYVVEDKNPSPGSTVVVRKKGWNVWEYDEKPQTSSTPSTSSPGSAEPNLWCSYHQAKAHDTRNCRHLVDALFSSYENGTANVKLPKPRPNNTKSWSKNKEKKAQNNQDKSGTRPKRTEDDKPEERDENEGEAQLEEEQPRNRRRVQVILARPSPSSDEEEDKQVHDSHEYSSK, from the coding sequence ATGAAAGACCGGATGCTCGAAGGGCCTACTTCAGCGCCACTGATCGAACGCGCTCTggccaaaaccctaaaactccctTTTTCCCGGCGAATCACCGACGTTCGGTACCGACCAGCCGAGAAAATTCGCCTTCCGACATACGCCGGAAAGGCAGACCCAACCGACCACATCACTGCTTTCAACATCACGATGGGTCGAACTAACTTCTCCGAAGAGGAAAGAGACGCTGGCTATTGTCGCCTCTTCATCGAGAGTCTTCAAGGACTAGCCCTCGGGTGGTTCACTGGATTGGAGCGAGACTCCATCAATGACTTTCACGACCTGACGACTGGATTCCTCAAGCAGTACATTATGTTTATGAGACAAGGAGCGACCTTATTTGACCTTTGGAATCTATCTCAAGGGGTGAACCAAAGCCTCCGCGACTTCATGGAAAAGTTTAAAACGGTCGCCTCGAAGGTGCAAATCCCAGACAGCGTCGCCGTCGACGCGCTAATGAATAACCTCTACTTAAAGTCCCTCTTTCGCAAGGATCTCCACAGAAACCCCACCACTTCGCTCCAGGATGCTATCGCGAGgtcgaacaacttcatccgaatggaagaagatacAACAGCGATACTCAAGAAATTGAACACGGCCGCTAAACCGGCGACTGCTCTAAAAGCTCCCGAGGCACGTCAAGAACCTCGACAGCACGCCTCAGGCAACAAGTCTAACCACTCGAAGAGCTTCGTCTATGTGGTCGAAGACAAAAACCCATCCCCGGGATCGACTGTCGTCGTGCGCAAGAAAGGTTGGAACGTCTGGGAGTACGACGAGAAGCCGCAAACCTCTTCGACACCTTCAACTTCGAGTCCTGGCTCGGCCGAGCCAAACCTATGGTGCAGCTACCATCAGGCCAAGGCACACGATACGAGGAATTGCAGGCATCTGGTCGATGCCCTCTTCTCATCTTATGAAAATGGAACAGCCAACGTCAAGCTTCCCAAGCCCAGGCCAAACAACACCAAGAGCTGgagcaaaaacaaagaaaagaaagctcAGAATAATCAAGATAAGTCCGGAACTCGGCCAAAGCGCACAGAGGATGACAAGCCAGAAGAGCGAGACGAAAACGAGGGCGAAGCACAACTCGAAGAAGAGCAACCTCGTAATCGTCGACGTGTCCAAGTCATCCTCGCACGACCAAGTCCCTCttcagatgaagaagaggacaaACAGGTCCACGACTCGCACGAGTACTCCAGCAAGTGA
- the LOC106429036 gene encoding uncharacterized protein LOC106429036, producing the protein MWAESQTSDSPNTGSSHIVDHLITCDTNRCYIDGAWRAQDSCIGQGWVYKEGGSTDTMMGAMSIRKSLSPLHAECEALIWAMECMNTLRISEGVFATDCSQLVKMVSTPTEWPAFTTHMEEFLQCKEFFHPFTIQHIPRAQNTMADKLARGARNQPAAMVYVDSILPEWLGSGICLVLFSLLL; encoded by the coding sequence ATGTGGGCCGAATCACAGACCAGTGATTCTCCAAATACGGGATCGTCACATATTGTGGATCACCTCATTACATGTGATACAAATAGATGTTATATAGATGGAGCATGGAGGGCACAAGACTCGTGCATAGGACAAGGATGGGTTTATAAAGAAGGTGGATCAACTGATACTATGATGGGTGCCATGTCTATTCGCAAAAGTCTATCACCTTTACATGCTGAATGTGAAGCTTTGATATGGGCGATGGAGTGCATGAATACCCTACGAATCTCAGAAGGGGTGTTTGCAACTGACTGctctcaactggtgaagatggtgtctacACCAACAGAATGGCCGGCATTCACTACACACATGGAGGAGTTTCTGCAATGTAAGGAATTTTTTCATCCCTTTACTATTCAGCATATTCCGAGGGCACAAAACACAATGGCAGACAAGCTAGCACGAGGTGCTAGAAATCAGCCTGCtgctatggtttatgttgattCGATTCTTCCGGAGTGGCTTGGATCAGGAATCTGCTTAGTTCTTTTTAgccttttgttgtaa